From Plasmodium knowlesi strain H genome assembly, chromosome: 6, one genomic window encodes:
- a CDS encoding cytoplasmic dynein intermediate chain, putative — MRNTDEPDLLTPMDEEERENLQNKLNDQRLKLEENKKYLEQLRSESENGLLTTTNRRHSQGGDHPDPDSMLKSFLESIEREELSMDALQEQVDGGNEEMSHMENNERHHLVSNNIAKENFYGNPSANPTGNPSVNPSANPLDEYNEQKNFLFLKKNSGKNFSFKIGKVPTEEKVIHIEKKVVNHFDKSIQVNLITDESTSPLQHSRNGKKRRERLVSLVSNSQPNEGDLKSEKSGTTKFGRKKDAVLKKGVGLGGISSDGAPPQGKEPNQADILLQSRGFLSFLERTSKIVERSLGEQDVLNATFDFAAKDITGGDTESAERMKFVNTYSCKKYTNGRPITDVRTSNIYSELFLASYGLSTTSNYTDPDGYVLVWNSTMNGRPEYVFTSETAVCTSVFNKFNPHLIIGGTYTGNVLLWDIRASQKAIQRTHLTPQGHLHPIYCAEVIGTLNAHNLVTADTDGRLCNWSLNMLTYPSDTIDLKRTNKEVSCCCFSFQEGEINTLYGGADDGTLFQAQIHGTKVGITEFYNIHHGPLTAAQFHPLIDGIPDDHNDLILTCSVDWSCKMLSVKEPHNALYTFDCFDDYLMDVKWNPVHPAIFATCSSNGNIKVWNMCLDLDCPYFDMTVQAKSTNKIAWSCDGKKLIAADSDGALTLWNASSEVYQPRSEDIAKYSARVEKMRSERTGVAVQ; from the coding sequence ATGCGGAACACGGACGAGCCAGATCTCCTCACGCCGATGGACGAGGAGGAAAGGGAGAACCTGCAAAACAAGCTGAATGACCAGAGACTTAAGTtagaggaaaacaaaaaataccTGGAGCAGTTACGCAGCGAAAGTGAAAATGGGCTTCTTACCACTACAAATAGGAGGCACAGCCAGGGAGGGGACCACCCCGACCCTGACAGCATGTTGAAAAGTTTCCTCGAGTCGATAGAGAGGGAAGAACTAAGTATGGACGCATTGCAGGAGCAGGTGGACGGAGGTAATGAAGAAATGTCCCACATGGAGAATAACGAGAGGCACCACCTAGTCAGTAACAACATCGCGAAGGAGAACTTCTACGGCAACCCGAGCGCGAATCCAACAGGGAACCCAAGTGTGAACCCCAGTGCCAACCCCCTGGACGAATACAACGAACAGAagaattttctcttcctaaAAAAGAACTCAGGAAAAAACTTTAGCTTCAAAATTGGAAAGGTGCCCACTGAGGAGAAGGTCATACACATAGAGAAAAAGGTTGTCAACCATTTTGACAAGTCCATTCAGGTGAACCTCATCACGGATGAGTCCACTTCTCCACTTCAGCACTCGCGCAATGGAAAGAAGCGGAGGGAAAGGCTCGTTTCCCTCGTGTCGAATAGCCAACCTAATGAGGGGGACTTAAAATCGGAGAAATCTGGTACCACCAAGTttgggaggaagaaggatgCCGTTTTGAAAAAGGGTGTAGGGCTGGGGGGGATATCCTCCGATGGCGCCCCCCCACAGGGGAAAGAGCCCAACCAAGCTGATATACTCCTACAGAGCAGAGGGTTTCTGTCCTTCTTGGAACGCACCTCTAAAATTGTGGAGCGGTCCCTAGGGGAGCAAGATGTCCTGAACGCCACCTTCGACTTTGCAGCCAAGGATATAACAGGAGGAGACACGGAGAGTGCCGAAAGGATGAAGTTTGTGAATACCTATTCCTGTAAAAAGTACACAAATGGAAGGCCCATAACAGATGTGAGGACATCCAACATTTACAGTGAACTCTTCCTTGCTTCGTACGGATTATCCACAACGAGCAACTACACGGACCCAGACGGTTACGTGTTAGTTTGGAATAGTACAATGAATGGTCGACCCGAGTACGTATTCACCTCCGAAACAGCTGTATGTACCTCCGTCTTTAACAAGTTCAATCCGCATCTAATCATAGGAGGGACATATACGGGAAACGTTCTTCTGTGGGACATacgagctagccaaaaagcAATACAAAGAACCCACCTAACTCCACAAGGTCATTTGCATCCCATATATTGTGCCGAAGTTATTGGCACTCTGAATGCACATAACCTGGTAACAGCAGATACTGATGGCAGGCTATGCAATTGGTCATTAAACATGTTAACTTATCCATCAGATACGATTGACTTGAAGAGAACCAACAAGGAAGTATCATGTTgttgcttttccttccaagaaggagaaataaataCGCTCTACGGAGGAGCAGATGATGGTACTTTATTTCAAGCACAAATACATGGCACCAAGGTAGGTATCACAGAGTTCTATAACATCCACCATGGTCCCTTAACAGCAGCCCAGTTCCATCCACTCATTGATGGGATTCCGGATGACCATAACGATCTTATACTTACTTGCTCTGTTGACTGGTCTTGCAAGATGCTCAGTGTGAAAGAACCCCATAACGCACTTTACACCTTTGATTGCTTTGATGATTACCTTATGGATGTGAAATGGAATCCCGTACATCCAGCCATTTTCGCCACCTGCAGTAGTAATGGCAATATCAAAGTATGGAACATGTGTTTAGACCTGGACTGCCCCTACTTCGATATGACTGTTCAGGCGAAATCGACAAATAAAATTGCCTGGTCGTGTGATGGGAAGAAGCTCATTGCGGCCGACTCGGATGGTGCTTTGACTCTTTGGAACGCTTCCAGCGAGGTTTACCAGCCCAGGTCCGAGGACATCGCCAAGTATAGTGCACGTGTTGAGAAGATGCGTAGTGAGCGAACCGGTGTAGCGGTGCAATAA
- a CDS encoding rRNA (cytosine-C(5))-methyltransferase, putative has protein sequence MSFIYRRAAQMLSRCAKGGGIKEVLHEKEDPSIKKLYFILHKALEDLDILNQVYAEHLSKCCKNKFLGIILLCVLVQRSKIDGGGKLKREILKRQKEILHLYNCLKEKKQSNTQNQKKKKQLAKYFIIYDQDRNSDALNELKKVLPVEEDEDVEGLYKIGSDQLSTLIATPTYQKHHVRIIDKTSCLVVQAGNIKQGMVIVDVCSAPGSKAIFALKLLKEKGYLVCIEKDKKRCFTLLQEIMKQNKEFDGIYLDEEFSEENKLALTEKIFLAKDRGTNIYYIKHRRSDMIVKIFNVDFFELSIDHFASLGKVDVVFVDPSCSSSGMPDFAHKESMRRVFLPEGEDWKGKRYGEEGAKDGLSPQVGDIPPEEETSTHDFHDDVAEGRIPKVPPSFQEKVDKLSQFQKKILNHALDTLRIADTFVYSTCSFFEEENEQVVESVLKSNPGICLEKAGKEKFLFSRGRSVVSSQCVRTFPELHACRGIFVSKFRRHSSSEAPPFFTEPLND, from the exons ATGTCGTTCATCTATAGGAGGGCGGCGCAAATGCTGTCGAGGTGCGCGAAGGGAGGGGGAATAAAGGAGGTTCTCCATGAGAAGGAGGATCCCTCAATTAAGAAG CTCTACTTCATTCTGCACAAGGCGCTGGAAGACCTGGATATCCTAAACCAGGTGTACGCGGAACACCTGTCCAAGTGTTGCAAGAACAAGTTCCTAGGCATTATACTCCTGTGCGTACTCGTACAGAGGAGCAAAATCGACGGGGGAGGGAAGTTAAAGAGAGAAATACTGAAAAGGCAGAAGGAAATTCTTCACCTGTACAACTgtttgaaggagaaaaagcaaAGTAACACACAaaatcaaaagaaaaaaaaacaactagCCAAATATTTTATCATATATGACCAGGACAGAAACAGCGACGCCTTGAACGAACTAAAGAAAGTTCTTCCAGTGGAGGAGGACGAGGATGTAGAAGGCCTCTACAAAATAGGAAGTGACCAGTTAAGCACTCTCATTGCTACTCCCACGTATCAGAAGCATCATGTAAGGATAATAGACAAAACGTCTTGCTTAGTTGTGCAAGCAGGAAATATCAAACAAGGAATGGTCATCGTCGATGTGTGCTCAGCCCCGGGGAGCAAAGCCATATTTGCTCTCAAGCTGTTAAAGGAGAAGGGTTACCTTGTGTGTAttgaaaaggataaaaaaagatGCTTCACTCTATTACAGGAGATAATGAAACAGAATAAGGAGTTTGACGGGATTTACCTGGATGAAGAATTCtcggaggaaaataaattagcCTTAacggagaaaatttttttggcaaaGGATAGAGGTACGAATATTTACTACATAAAACACCGACGTAGCGATATGATcgtgaaaatttttaatgtggATTTTTTTGAGTTGAGTATCGATCATTTTGCGTCGCTCGGGAAGGTGGACGTCGTGTTCGTTGACCCCTCCTGTTCGTCCAGCGGCATGCCCGACTTTGCGCACAAGGAAAGCATGCGCCGTGTGTTCCTTCCCGAGGGGGAAGACTGGAAAGGTAAGCGATACGGCGAGGAAGGTGCCAAAGATGGGTTGTCCCCCCAAGTGGGAGATATCCCTCCAGAGGAAGAAACCTCGACACACGATTTCCACGATGATGTGGcggaaggaagaattccCAAAGTCCCCCCGAGTTTTCAAGAGAAAGTGGACAAGCTCTCCcagtttcaaaaaaaaattttaaatcacGCACTGGACACACTGAGGATAGCAGACACGTTTGTGTATTCCACATGTTCCTTctttgaggaagaaaatgaacaagtggTTGAGTCTGTGTTGAAGTCGAATCCTGGCATTTGCCTAGAGAAGGCAGGCAAGGAGAAGTTCCTGTTTAGCCGCGGGAGGTCAGTTGTCTCTAGTCAGTGCGTGCGCACCTTCCCAGAGCTCCATGCATGCAGGGGGATTTTCGTCTCAAAATTCCGTCGGCATAGTTCGTCCGAAgcgcccccttttttcacgGAACCCTTGAACGATTGA
- a CDS encoding ribosomal silencing factor RsfS, putative, translating to MFVRRFPICAPLSLARRYIVKHNKIFDKLKERGGALETETNENVCNEDKDDDKIEIINIDEKILRNNNIPWAEGKEAEEDNKDDLHREDEFYKNMKYFKNVDVRTFIQETIDYYTLKQLKGDEWTGKEGQQHQRSNGKGTTHSSAGGEVVDGGGEQRVADDQVTEGESRTTQGGTCRRGDEAEQTYRPSFEEKPKRNHRTGEKNYEGLTPAQRFYEENKEKLIAESMKQYNERRVKLDGGSNSHVGGHTTQGEELEEDYYHTQVTDPIVRPRENYLFDYEDDEEKANDDEDSEGDDSVELEKGVMPTIEQIVFILKHEKVKNIKVIDLDKCGRRDIGMFLILCTGETPKHNKRVGKLISRIFVDLEIPYISKVAYCYCNKFDDWIIAHCGPLKVHVVTKELRELYDLESLFLYPHEHFDSGNFPAFFDYTPGIPPPYIVRSNSSLDAYPNDELYRKFLTET from the coding sequence ATGTTCGTGAGGAGATTCCCGATCTGTGCACCGCTCTCCCTCGCGAGGAGGTACATTGTGAAGCATAACAAAATTTTCGACAAACTCaaagaaagggggggggccCTGGAGACGGAAACAAATGAAAACGTGTGCAACGAGGACAAAGATGACgacaaaatagaaataatTAACATTGATGAGAAAATCCTTCGGAATAATAACATCCCCTGGgcggagggaaaagaagcagAGGAAGACAACAAGGATGATCTACACAGAGAAGATGAATTCTACAAAAACATGAAGTATTTTAAGAATGTCGATGTGAGAACCTTCATCCAAGAAACGATTGACTATTACACACTTAAGCAACTTAAAGGGGATGagtggacagggaaggaaggacaACAACACCAGAGGTCGAATGGGAAGGGAACGACACACAGCTCAGCAGGAGGGGAAGTGGTAGACGGAGGAGGAGAACAACGAGTGGCAGACGACCAAGTGACCGAAGGGGAAAGTCGAACCACCCAAGGAGGCACTTGCAGAAGGGGAGACGAAGCAGAGCAAACATATAGACCATCCTTCGAGGAGAAACCAAAACGGAACCACCGCACAGGGGAGAAAAACTACGAGGGGTTAACCCCTGCACAAAGATTTTACGAAGAGAACAAGGAGAAGCTGATAGCGGAAAGTATGAAGCAGTACAATGAACGGAGAGTAAAACTGGATGGGGGAAGTAACTCGCACGTGGGGGGGCACACAACCCAGGGAGAGGAACTTGAAGAGGATTATTACCATACCCAGGTGACGGACCCGATCGTGAGGCCGAGGGAGAACTACCTGTTCGATTAcgaagatgatgaagagaaagcgaatgatgatgaagacagCGAGGGAGACGATAGTGTCGAGTTGGAGAAGGGAGTTATGCCAACCATCGAGCAGATTGTCTTCATCCTAAAACatgaaaaggtgaaaaatattaaggtAATTGATTTGGACAAATGTGGAAGGAGGGATATCGGCATGTTCTTAATTTTATGCACAGGAGAAACACCCAAACATAATAAACGAGTGGGAAAGTTAATCAGTAGAATTTTTGTAGACCTAGAGATACCGTACATTTCGAAGGTAGCTTACTGCTACTGCAACAAATTTGATGACTGGATCATTGCCCACTGTGGTCCCCTCAAAGTGCATGTGGTCACCAAAGAGTTGCGAGAACTTTACGACCTCGAAAGTctcttcctttacccccatgaACATTTCGACAGTGGAAATTTCCCCGCCTTCTTCGACTACACGCCAGGCATACCTCCCCCCTACATCGTCCGCAGTAACTCCTCCCTAGATGCCTATCCGAATGATGAACTTTACCGCAAGTTCCTTACGGAAACGTGA
- a CDS encoding N-acetyltransferase, GNAT family, putative, protein MKKKVDGRIKTLVENNVALGQRSMFLVVGDQGKNVVVNFYFLLNRLASRTHKILWCYKKKLEFSTSKKKRFREMKKKIKKGTFDTTIDNHFDAFLKSANIRFCFYNETKKVLGKTYSMCVLQDFSYITPNILCRCIETVIGGGIILFLLNKLDDVKNIYNITLNCHKKYTQSGISSVYNNYITRFFLSLNECSNAMFIDDEMNILPLNDNHLHVKKLVVEERQEGDVSVNASRAATLGGYLCPDKEELRERLAQLEAICDENERKAEEHRRFLYSARVFAGGEGLEGKKTNRQTDKHGIDKHGIEKHGTDKHGTDKQVQGQIESAGTDEQTNQYSFLNRPIMNLLRICLTIDQLEVLLNMCKILRNDEEKKRQLKEVLINLLANRGRGKSATLGLLIALSIYFNYTNVILCSGNNDGMQTIYEFIDQGLHLLGYKEFSHYERIQNQGKLKEIIVFKDIHNLSNVKQRIRYFDILEEDMVNSELMIIDEAACIPIDILRGKIKGEITILSTTLNGYEGTGKTFIFKLLKQLKKKFVTQLSYGDFKKMKRLYFERAFIDISLGTPIRYSYNDQVEAWLNNFLCLNCNEPFKLKNSLCSPVNCQLYLVNKNIFKRFTKTSENFLKKIMVLFVTSHYKNTPNDLIMILDSQQHHLFVLLSGNVDCNNLSAEAVDELDIYGVLHCAIDGIVHPPAGRRLVKLQDLTKGGEKHSQVDEQVDSQADEQMDEQVDEQVDEQMDEQMEEQVNGERNGDYFKQGGKPSDDRTGGETANPTTEKHSMPKEFEGNLMPYLVTEHFDYYFYNYIGIRVVRISIHPSIQNLNYGSQFLRKLFDYYSLYNGRRGREAGVPYRENVILYRCSGDGGEGADGRIFFDKQLSHVDYVGTCFGLTKGLLIFWQKNNFIPVYLKQQRNEITGEFSLLMLRHLNVNLKKVFTNFYLDFVRSFCSLLPYSFRRLESFVVFNLLHNNPIVLTNPTRDELLLPREKGKEIEKEVNVDVEEEKGLLSLPDEDGDQYACFYDDELLSQENLFYFFHPNDICRLKRFVMEAKPFADILYLMQTVANLILFRKVPIQLTFLEYTILYAVSLQKKNTQEISNEISIHVNQTIALLRKVLHRFYTYLKDLMQRDIEKKVEAQFSQKLHKKKKRARQVELPSEEYIDELNRNTRVVTKKNKKEKRALLREFNLSGTVRRKQINIKTNDGADPAKDKVTS, encoded by the exons atgaagaaaaaggtggaCGGAAGGATCAAAACCCTGGTGGAGAACAACGTGGCGCTCGGACAGCGCAGTATGTTCCTGGTGGTAGGGGACCAGGGGAAAAACGTAGTGGTAAACTTTTACTTTCTGCTAAATCGTCTGGCGAGCAGGACGCACAAAATCCTTTGGTGTTACAAGAAGAAGCTGGAGTTCTCcacaagcaaaaaaaaacgcttcagagaaatgaaaaagaaaataaaaaaaggcaccTTCGACACAACCATAGATAATCATTTCGacgcatttttaaaaagcgcTAACATCAGGTTCTGCTTCTacaatgaaacaaaaaaagttctGGGAAAGACGTACTCCATGTGCGTACTTCAAGATTTCTCTTACATAACGCCAAATATTCTATGTAGGTGTATAGAAACAGTTATCGGTGGGGGTATCATTCTGTTCCTCCTAAATAAACTGGACGATGTAAAGAACATATATAACATAACCTTGAACTGCCACAAGAAGTACACACAGAGTGGCATCTCCAGCGTTTACAACAACTATATCACGAggttttttctctcccttaaTGAGTGTTCCAACGCAATGTTTATCGATGACGAGATGAATATACTACCTTTGAATGATAACCACTTACATGTGAAGAAGTTGGTGGTGGAGGAAAGGCAAGAGGGAGATGTTTCTGTGAATGCCTCTCGCGCGGCTACCTTGGGGGGTTACCTCTGCCCAGATAAGGAGGAACTGCGGGAGAGGTTGGCTCAGCTGGAAGCCATTTGCGACGAAAACGAGAGGAAGGCGGAGGAGCATCGTCGCTTCCTCTACTCTGCGCGTGTTTTCGCCGGAGGGGAAGGActagaaggtaaaaaaactAACAGGCAAACTGACAAGCATGGTATCGACAAGCATGGTATCGAGAAGCATGGTACCGACAAGCATGGTACCGACAAACAAGTTCAAGGACAAATTGAAAGCGCAGGGACAGATGAGCAAACCAATCAATATTCCTTCCTCAACAGACCCATAATGAACCTGCTCCGCATCTGCCTGACCATCGATCAGTTGGAGGTTCTTCTGAACATGTGCAAAATTCTGCGCAAtgatgaagagaagaagaggcAGCTGAAGGAGGTACTCATCAATCTGTTGGCCAACCGAGGTAGGGGGAAGTCTGCCACGCTGGGGTTGCTAATCGCTCTAAGTATTTACTTCAACTACACCAACGTAATTCTCTGCTCCGGAAACAACGATGGCATGCAGACCATCTATGAATTTATTGATCAGGGTCTGCACCTTCTGGGATATAAGGAATTCAGCCATTACGAGAGAATCCAAAACCAAGGAAagttaaaagaaataatagtTTTTAAGGATATCCACAACCTAAGTAATGTAAAGCAGAGGATTAGGTACTTCGATATATTAGAAGAAGACATGGTGAATTCAGAACTCATGATCATAGATGAAGCCGCCTGTATTCCCATCGATATTttaagaggaaaaatcaaaGGAGAGATTACCATCCTCTCCACCACCCTTAATGGTTACGAAGGAACAGGAAAAACCTTCATTTTCAAGTTGCTAAAACAactgaaaaagaaattcgtTACCCAATTGAGTTATggggattttaaaaaaatgaagagactTTATTTCGAGAGAGCATTTATCGATATATCGTTGGGTACACCAATAAGATACAGTTACAACGATCAGGTAGAGGCATGGTTGAATAATTTCCTCTGCCTTAACTGTAATGAACCATTCAAACTGAAGAATTCCCTTTGCTCTCCTGTTAACTGTCAACTGTACTTGGTTAATAAAAACATATTCAAACGTTTTACCAAAACGAGTgagaattttttgaaaaaaataatggttCTCTTTGTTACTTCCCATTATAAGAATACACCAAACGACTTGATAATGATTTTGGATTCTCAGCAACACCACCTGTTTGTTCTTCTCAGCGGAAACGTCGACTGTAATAACCTGTCCGCAGAGGCTGTGGACGAGCTAGATATTTATGGCGTGTTGCACTGCGCCATCGACGGGATTGTTCATCCACCTGCGGGCAGACGCCTGGTAAAGCTTCAGGATCTcaccaaagggggggagaagcacAGCCAAGTGGATGAACAAGTGGATAGCCAAGCGGATGAACAAATGGATGAACAAGTGGATGAACAAGTGGATGAACAAATGGATGAACAAATGGAGGAACAGGTGAATGGTGAAAGAAATGGTGACTACTTCAAGCAGGGGGGAAAACCCTCGGATGACCGCACCGGTGGAGAGACTGCAAATCCCACCACAGAGAAGCACTCCATGCCAAAAGAATTCGAAGGCAACCTCATGCCCTACCTAGTCACGGAGCACTTCGATTACTACTTCTACAACTACATAGGAATAAGGGTTGTCCGTATCTCTATCCACCCTTCCATACAGAATTTGAATTACGGTTCACAGTTCCTGCGGAAGCTCTTCGACTACTACAGTCTGTACAACGGAAGAAGGGGTCGAGAGGCTGGGGTGCCCTATCGGGAGAATGTCATTCTGTACCGTTGCAGTGGTGATGGAGGTGAGGGGGCGGATGGACGCATTTTCTTCGACAAGCAGCTGAGCCACGTCGACTACGTGGGCACCTGCTTTGGACTAACCAAGGGGCTACTCATCTTTTGGCAAAAAAACAACTTCATCCCCGTTTACCTCAAGCAACAGAGGAATGAAATAACAGGAGAGTTCAGTCTGCTCATGTTGAGGCACTTAAATGTAAACCTCAAGAAAGTATTTACGAACTTCTACCTAGACTTCGTTCGTAGCTTCTGTAGCTTGTTGCCTTACTCCTTCAGAAGGTTGGAATCATTTGTCGTGTTCAATCTTCTCCACAACAACCCAATCGTACTGACCAATCCCACTCGGGACGAGCTTCTCCTCCCgcgggagaaaggaaaagaaatagaaaaagaagtaaatgtAGATGTAGAAGAGGAGAAAGGGTTGTTGTCTTTGCCAGACGAAGACGGGGACCAATACGCCTGCTTCTATGACGACGAGCTACTCAGCCAAGAAAACCTCTTCTACTTCTTCCACCCCAATGATATATGTCGACTTAAGCGCTTCGTCATGGAGGCCAAGCCCTTCGCGGATATCCTCTACCTCATGCAGACTGTTGCTAACTTAATTCTCTTCCGGAAGGTACCCATCCAACTCACCTTCCTGGAATATACCATCCTCTACGCTGTGTCTctgcagaagaaaaacacacagGAAATTTCAAACGAGATAAGCATTCATGTGAACCAGACCATAGCCCTCCTGCGCAAGGTTCTCCATCGCTTCTACACCTACCTAAAG GATCTAATGCAAAGagacatagaaaaaaaagtggaggcACAGTTCAGCCAGAAGCTccacaagaagaaaaagcgTGCGCGCCAGGTGGAACTTCCTTCGGAGGAATACATCGACGAGCTCAACAGGAATACCCGTGTGGTCAccaagaagaacaaaaaggagaaacgaGCCCTCTTGCGCGAGTTTAACCTATCAG GAACCGTGAGAAGGAAGCAGATCAACATCAAGACAAACGACGGTGCTGATCCGGCCAAGGACAAAGTTACTAGTTGA
- a CDS encoding dihydrolipoamide acetyltransferase, putative, giving the protein MILHWLSFLLCLRIYICISLPNKHGFISTLNHARASLLQSKGKNRRGVIFSQIEIKMPALSSTMTSGKIIKWNKDIGEYINLGDIIMTVESDKADMDVEAFDEGFLRVKHMGDGSEAKVGDTLGILTTEKDEQIEARGDDSPTGITQQSSRKEQIDVVTQGNDTTETDTDSTTTQTTQEIRGEEKIYVPFVSSKRNKMRIIKWTRKENDYVNKDEILFHVEDDKSTIEVESPYYGIIKEILVEEGQFADFDKPVAIISTIKAEEHPHKEQTPLENVQLVNEENILRHYQGTLSGTKEGKLLLENMSSSDKQTMEERLLLNCDKYNNLSRDFFSSPRDDIPEESSKKQERDTAPPKGRDAPVVLPSAAEMLEQNKLNPEDIKGSKIPGRITYEDVVSHLERTGGATPAKEKIIELTKVQKAIKNNMLRTLSIPVFRITHFIKTNALLKLYEQVKDKISMTVLLSKCVSNVLLKHPLIYSTFIDEGEGKILLNEDIHIGNALGLKSSLLTPVLKRVNKTDIYTLAAEWKKLVEKGKQGLLTLGEMTGSNFYISNLGMFNTYQFDATLPANVSCILSVGTNIAGVENFEELKIQRGMMMTLTCDHRHIYGSHAAAFMSDLAAFVERDIMQIFL; this is encoded by the exons ATGATACTGCACTGgctctccttccttctctgcCTGCGTATCTACATTTGCATTTCTCTCCCCAACAAGCATGGCTTTATAAGTACCTTGAACCATGCCAGGGCATCTCTCCTTCAaagcaaagggaaaaacagaAGAGGGGTTATCTTCTCTCAGattgaaataaaaatgcctGCCTTGTCAAGTACCATGACATcaggaaaaattatcaagTGGAACAAAGACATTGGGGAATACATCAAT CTTGGCGACATCATTATGACGGTAGAAAGTGACAAAGCGGATATGGATGTAGAGGCCTTCGACGAAG GCTTCCTGCGCGTAAAACACATGGGAGACGGAAGTGAAGCAAAAGTCGGGGATACCCTTGGAATTCTAACCACGGAGAAAGATGAACAAATAGAAGCTCGTGGTGACGACTCCCCCACGGGAATAACACAGCAGAGTTCGCGGAAGGAACAGATAGACGTTGTCACGCAGGGAAACGACACCACAGAGACAGACACAGACTCAACCACCACGCAAACTACACAGGAAATAAggggtgaggaaaaaatatatgtaccgTTCGTAAGTAGCaagagaaacaaaatgagGATAATCAAATGGActcgaaaagaaaatgattaCGTCAACAAGGACGAAATTCTTTTCCATGTGGAAGACGACAAAAGTACCATAGAAGTGGAGAGCCCTTATTATG GCATCATTAAGGAAATACTTGTCGAAGAAGGACAGTTCGCAGATTTTGACAAACCGGTCGCCATCATCTCCACCATAAAA GCAGAAGAACACCCGCATAAGGAACAAACCCCCTTAGA gAATGTCCAACTCGTAAACGAAGAAAACATTTTGAGGCATTACCAGGGAACCCTCAGCGGAACCAAGGAAGGAAAACTTCTTCTGGAAAATATGAG CTCCTCGGACAAGCAAACCATGGAAGAGCGGCTCCTTCTAAACTGTGACAAGTACAACAACCTTTCCAGGGACTTCTTCAG TTCGCCCCGCGATGATATACCTGAGGAAAGCTCAAAAAAGCAGGAGCGGGACACG GCTCCCCCCAAAGGAAGAGACGCCCCTGTTGTGCTTCCCTCCGCAGCCGAAATGTTGGAACAGAACAAGCTAAACCCAGAGGACATTAA AGGATCTAAAATACCTGGACGTATAACATACGAAGACGTGGTTTCACACCTGGAGCGCACAGGAGGAGCTACACccgcgaaggaaaaaataattgaacTAACCAAAGTGCAAAAGGCAATCAAAAATAACATGTTGCGTACCCTATCCATTCCAGTGTTCCGCATCActcattttataaaaacaaacGCTCTCCTAAAACTGTATGAACAAGTTAAGGACAAAATTAGCATGACTGTCCTCCTGAGCAAATGTGTGTCGAATGTATTACTGAAACATCCCCTCATTTACTCAACCTTCATCGATGAGGGAGAGGGGAAAATATTGCTTAACGAAGACATTCACATCGGGAATGCCCTGGGATTGAAGAGCTCTCTCCTGACGCCCGTCCTCAAGAGGGTTAACAAGACGGATATATACACCTTGGCCGCTGAATGGAAG AAGCTAGTCGAGAAAGGGAAGCAGGGCCTATTGACGTTGGGCGAAATGACTGGTAGCAACTTCTACATCTCCAACCTGGGCATGTTTAACACTTACCAGTTCGACGCGACACTTCCCGCAAACGTGTCGTGCATCCTATCCGTCGGCACCAACATTGCTGGCGTTGAGAATTTTGAAGAGCTGAAGATCCAGCGGGGAATGATGATGACTCTGACCTGCGATCATCGCCACATTTACGGCTCGCACGCGGCTGCCTTCATGAGCGACTTGGCGGCGTTTGTGGAGCGAGACATCATGCAAATCTTTCTGTAA